In the Acanthopagrus latus isolate v.2019 chromosome 23, fAcaLat1.1, whole genome shotgun sequence genome, one interval contains:
- the ppp1caa gene encoding protein phosphatase 1, catalytic subunit, alpha isozyme a: MAEPDKLNIDSIIQRLLEVKGSRPGKNVQLTEGEIRGLCLKSREIFLSQPILLELEAPLKICGDVHGQYYDLLRLFEYGGFPPESNYLFLGDYVDRGKQSLETICLLLAYKIKYPENFFLLRGNHECASINRIYGFYDECKRRYNIKLWKTFTDCFNCLPVAAIVDEKIFCCHGGLSPDLQSMEQIRRVMRPTDVPDQGLLCDLLWADPDKDVLGWGENDRGVSFTFGADVVAKFLHKHDMDLICRAHQVVEDGYEFFAKRQLVTLFSAPNYCGEFDNAGAMMSVDETLMCSFQILKPADKKLYPYGGGGGMGSGRPVTPPRNSAKSAKAKK; the protein is encoded by the exons atggcGGAGCCAGACAAATTAAACATCGACTCTATAATTCAGCGTCTCTTGGAAG TTAAAGGCTCCCGGCCAGGGAAGAATGTCCAGCTGACAGAGGGGGAGATTCGTGGCCTTTGCTTAAAGTCCCGTGAAATCTTCCTGAGCCAGCCAATCCTGCTCGAGCTAGAAGCTCCCCTCAAAATTTGTG gTGATGTCCATGGTCAGTACTATGATCTGCTCCGGCTGTTTGAATATGGAGGCTTCCCTCCAGAAAGCAACTACCTGTTCCTGGGTGACTACGTAGACAGAGGGAAGCAGTCACTGGAGACTATCTGCCTGCTTCTAGCCTACAAGATAAAATATCCAGAGAACTTTTTCCTGCTGCGTGGGAACCATGAATGCGCTTCTATTAATCGAATCTATGGCTTTTATGACGAGT GTAAGCGAAGGTATAACATTAAGCTGTGGAAGACCTTCACAGACTGCTTCAACTGTTTACCTGTGGCTGCCATTGTAGATGAGAAAATCTTCTGCTGTCATGGAG GCCTCTCTCCTGATCTGCAGTCTATGGAGCAGATCCGCAGAGTAATGCGACCCACAGACGTGCCTGACCAGGGATTGTTGTGTGACCTGCTGTGGGCTGATCCAGACAAAGACGTGCTAGGCTGGGGTGAAAATGACCGTGGTGTCTCCTTCACATTCGGGGCAGATGTGGTGGCCAAATTTTTGCACAAACACGACATGGACCTAATATGCAGGGCGCACCAG GTGGTAGAAGATGGTTATGAGTTTTTCGCAAAGCGGCAACTTGTCACCTTATTCTCGGCCCCCAACTACTGTGGAGAGTTTGACAATGCTGGTGCCATGATGAGTGTGGATGAGACACTCATGTGCTCCTTCCAG aTTCTGAAGCCAGCAGATAAGAAATTGTATCCTTATGGCGGAGGGGGAGGAATGGGATCTGGGCGACCGGTCACCCCACCACGAAATTCAGCCAAGTCTGCCAAGGCCAAGAAATAA
- the coro1a gene encoding coronin-1A has protein sequence MSRRVVRTSKFRHVFGQAVKADQCYDDIRISQMTWDSNFCSVNPKFVAMIVDASGGGAFMVLPLSKTGRIDMSYPTVCGHTGPVLDIEFCPHNDNIIASGSEDCSVMIWEIPDGGLTTSLTDPVVKLDGHSKRVGILCWHPTAHNVLMSAACDNVVILWNVARGEEVVRIDTVHTDLIYSACWNRDGSRILTACKDKFLRVLDPRKGTVLFEKEKPHEGSRPIRAVFVSDGKILTTGFSRMSERQVALWDPKNFGEPLTLQELDTSSGVLLPFFDPDTGIVYLCGKGDSSIRYFEITDEAPYVHYLSMYSSKESQKGIGSMPKRGLEVNKCEITRFYKLHERKCEPIVMTVPRKSDLFQEDLYPDTIGPEPSVEADEWFQGKDAPPIMISLKDGFVATTKAKEFKVHKSLLKTTTASAGNQQDSSGEVQSLRKEVKDLKAAIEELTKRVSELESKH, from the exons ATGTCCAGGAGGGTTGTGAGGACCAGTAAGTTCCGTCACGTCTTTGGCCAGGCTGTGAAAGCTGACCAATGCTACGATGACATCCGAATCTCCCAGATGACATGGGACAGCAACTTCTGCTCCGTCAACCCCAAATTTGTGGCCATGATTGTGGACGCCAGTGGTGGAGGAGCCTTCATGGTGTTGCCCCTGAGCAAG ACAGGACGTATCGACATGTCCTACCCCACTGTGTGCGGCCACACAGGGCCGGTCCTGGACATCGAGTTTTGTCCTCACAATGACAATATCATCGCCAGTGGCTCTGAGGACTGCAGCGTCATG ATCTGGGAGATCCCAGATGGCGGGCTGACCACGTCGCTCACAGATCCTGTAGTCAAGCTGGATGGTCACTCCAAACGTGTCGGCATCCTGTGCTGGCACCCCACCGCCCACAATGTGCTGATGAGTGCAG CCTGTGATAACGTGGTGATCCTGTGGAATGTGGCTCgtggggaggaggtggtgaggaTCGACACCGTACACACTGACCTCATCTACAGCGCCTGCTGGAACAGGGACGGCTCCAGGATTCTCACCGCCTGCAAGGACAAGTTTCTGCGGGTGCTGGACCCACGCAAGGGCACCGTCCTCTTT GAGAAGGAGAAGCCTCACGAGGGCTCCAGACCCATCAGGGCCGTCTTCGTGTCCGATGGGAAGATCCTCACCACCGGCTTCAGTCGCATGAGCGAGAGACAGGTGGCGCTGTGGGACCCG AAGAACTTCGGAGAGCCACTGACCCTGCAGGAACTGGACACCAGCAGCGGAGTCCTTCTGCCATTCTTCGACCCAGACACTGGAATCGTCTACCTCTGTGGCAAG GGGGACAGCAGTATCCGCTACTTTGAGATTACAGATGAAGCTCCTTATGTCCACTACCTGTCCATGTACAGCAGCAAGGAGAGCCAGAAGGGGATTGGTTCTATGCCCAAGAGGGGTCTGGAGGTCAACAAATGTGAAATCACCAG GTTCTACAAACTTCATGAGAGGAAATGTGAGCCCATAGTCATGACGGTCCCACGCAAG TCTGACCTGTTCCAGGAGGATCTGTACCCAGACACCATCGGCCCTGAGCCCTCAGTCGAAGCAGACGAGTGGTTTCAAGGAAAAGATGCCCCGCCTATTATGATCTCTCTAAAGGACGGGTTTGTAGCGACCACCAAAGCCAAGGAGTTCAAAGTTCACAAGAGTCTCCTGAAGACCACGACTGCCTCGGCTGGGAATCAACAGGACAGCAGCGGG GAGGTCCAGTCCTTGAGAAAGGAGGTGAAAGACCTCAAAGCAGCGATAGAGGAGCTGACCAAGCGTGTGAGTGAGCTGGAGAGCAAGCATTAA
- the cldni gene encoding claudin i, which yields MASKGVQIVCVALGVLGLIGVIICCAIPRWRVSSFIGSNIVTAQSSQGGLWTTCVVQSTGQQQCKNYDSLLVLPSDLQAARAMTIISAMLSGLALLILFCGAEFTTCIENEDAKPKISLVAGIGLLLAGLLVIIPVSWSAHNIVQEFNNPLVANTQKYEMGACIFIGWAAGVLLLIAGGLLCCFSRPGSGSSGGTAKYYSNSASAPNKNYV from the exons ATGGCATCTAAGGGCGTTCAGATTGTATGTGTGGCCCTCGGGGTCCTCGGCCTGATCGGGGTGATCATTTGTTGTGCCATCCCACGCTGGAGGGTGTCGTCCTTCATAGGATCCAACATTGTGACTGCGCAG AGCAGTCAGGGGGGCCTGTGGACGACCTGTGTCGTGCAGAGTACCGGCCAGCAGCAGTGCAAGAACTACGACTCTCTGCTGGTGTTGCCCTCTGACCTGCAGGCCGCCCGCGCCATGACCATCATCAGCGCCATGCTCAGCGGCCTCGCCCTCCTCATCCTGTTCTGCGGGGCCGAATTCACCACCTGCATTGAGAACGAAGACGCCAAACCCAAGATCAGCCTGGTGGCCGGGATTGGCCTGCTGCTGGCCGGCCTCTTGGTGATCATCCCCGTCAGCTGGTCCGCCCACAACATTGTGCAAGAATTCAACAATCCCTTGGTGGCAAATACTCAGAAGTATGAGATGGGAGCATGTATCTTTATTGGCTGGGCAGCCGGCGTGCTGTTGCTAATTGCTGGAGgtctgctctgctgcttcagcaGACCTGGATCTGGCAGCTCCGGTGGAACCGCCAAGTACTACAGCAACAGTGCCTCCGCCCCGAATAAAAACTACGTGTAG